The genomic stretch ttttgtaCCTTTTGAAGTAATAAAGCAATAGAAGAAAAAAGATAAAAGGCACAATAAAATTGCAAAAATGGCAAGAATGTAAAGGACACAAAATTAAGTGGCAataaatatgtgtttgtttgcgTTAATGAGGACTCAACCGAGTTGGAACAATTTAGCGCTATGTTAAACAATCGTAAGTGGACTTATGTAGAACTCACACCTATATGAGGTGGTCTGTCAATAGCAATTTATGTGTCATACATGTTAGAGGAATGATGCAAAATCCTCCTCCTAAAACAATGTAACATAATGttcaaaacaaaagcaaaaagaagaagaaaatggtgaAGGAGAGATGATCAAATACATTTGAAATATTACAAGGGTCATTTATCACCAATACCAATCATCCACATTCCATAACACAGTAGAATAAACTTATCACTAATCCAAACTaccaaaaatgataaaatagtcatttaatTGATAAGCTTAAAATGGTGAAAGTTCATACAGCCAAAACATCATCCAACTACCAATTGAACTTGATGAAACATCAATCACCCATATTATAATccaagtcaacaaaagtcaaaacagAAACAgattaataaacaattaaaaaaggttaaaaaatatttttaaagtgatttaaaatagaaattaaatggaaaatttcaaAGTGGTATCAAAACACGAAATAAATGGCCAAGAAAATTTGAGACAGTAAAAAATATTTCAAGTAAATGAATCTCAAAAGTTGGagagaaaaatatttgaaaatgtgtgaaaattaattatcatatgaaaattaaaaagaaaataacaaaaaaaaaatgctaaaaatgatttttaaattttaaaaaaagtatatgtggtagaaaatattttaagtgattTATGAAAAAAACCGAAGTCAAAGAGGTCATAAGAgctattaaaaataaatcaaaaatgaaaaagaaatttgCTCTGTTGTTTATAAATTTGCTCTCAAGTACCGAAACAGGCTCTTTTAATGTATGATCGTTAATCCTTACTTTAGTAAAAGACATGGTTTAGAAAACTCATACTCTAAATTAATACATAAATTAAATTTCTCGTAATCTATTCATATGGTTTCATGTGGATATATCATGAGACAAGTCCCATGACCCTTAGTCCTTAGTGGACTCCTCATGGTGAGAAACATCACAAATAAAACATACATCAAACAAGCATTCATAATTAATAATTGAAGTAATAATGATTGCAATAGAGAAAATAGAACTTGATTAAAgatgaaatttaaattaaaagaaaaggcTCCAATATGGCTCAAGTACTTGACAGGAAATAAAATTGCAACAAAGTAGAAATATTAGGAACTTAGGGAAAAAAACTATTCAATAATGTAAAATTTGGTAAATAATGgcctttcttcccaaggatcctAGGTTTACTTATAGTCAATTATTAGATTCAAGGTACTAAATAAGTTAAAGGACACTTAAGATCATTAAGCACTCCCACCATAGTCTTCCCATGTTGTTCTTTGATGCAATGTATGGGGATAACTCTTTGgaccaacacgacccgtgttagGTGACATGGCTCGATGGTGTTGGTTGCGGGAAATTAGTACTGGAGAATTTCCTTTCTGCACGGTCTTTTATCccctaaaaacaaagaaaacatacCAAAGCACATAAAATGGAAAAGGACACAATAAAATGGAAATAATACATGATGAAACACATTGCATGCACCCTATCAAAATAGTATGTTGAACTTCCAGAATCCCCAACCAAAGATACACCATCTGCCATATTCGAGCAGTTACAATGCAGCCAAGAAAAAGATGAGAGGCATTTTCATCATCATATAAACACAAAAGGCGGACCAACGAATGTCTTCCTTCGAGAGTTCCTCTCCTagaaaaaaatttggattttgCTAGGAAGTTTATGTTAGATAttcggtatgataatcctggatatcttcgaagaatcgtgttcgttcactttccgaacaaagtatttcgaccctattcttgtctgggttcacgaaatctttgcggggataattctcgaagaacgaTCTGTTTTCTGACAATAGataacagatcagaatgtagagaggaagtatattTTGTATCCCAAAATCGAGGCcgaatgactccttatataggagaccaataacagaaaacgaacagacacacATGTTCGGAAACAGAAAACGGTCATGTCtgttgggaaagggtgcaactattcaaacaaattttTTGAACGGGGCGCTTCCCCGCACTccgccaggggctacgccccttggaaccccttTTTTATTATTCGTATTCAgttacacgtttggctcgacgaccgtatactccgcactaccctaactcgtttcaaacttaacgcataattgcattgccctatagtaaatcacattactaccaaaataaattgatgatactaaaatcaccaacagttTAATTCTCCAAAGTTCATTTAAATTTATTAAGATATCAGCATATGCATGGTTGTCGTCCTTGGACAGATTGGTGGGAACTGCATAATAATTTTTTATCGAATATCCATTTTTGTGCTTCCACTAAGTGTAACCATCAGCTTGCTCGCAAACCAGATGCACTTGACTTAAAATTGTAAGCAATTCCAGGAGCTGAAGATCTGATGCAGGGTATAGGTTGTCGGTTGAAATTGCTACTTTCTAAGACCAAACACCATTATACCAGTAACCCAATTATGGTACTCATGAGTTAGGCATAGTAGAATTTGAATACAGTTTTGGAAATTGAATGTTCAGAGTTGCGGTACCGATCCATTTAATTTTCCAGAAAGCTGCCTCTTTACTATCACCAATTTCGCAATTGATCGATGATGCAAAGTAGTTGATATTAAGATCGTAACAGGGTAATAGGCCCAACAAATCACGCAACCATAACAAATCCTTATTGCTATTGACTAGAACTGAATTTAAGAGAATCATTGTTTTGATGTCACCTTACCTTAAAGAGAGTAAATCAAACCACAAAGGATTTTCGTTAGATAAAGAAACCACAACCATTTACTTAAAAGAACCCCATTAAATCTTCTGCTATAGAAAATTACActaattaaaaaaagtaaatacATAATGATTTAACTTAGtggttttcttgaaaaaatttaCTACGAAGATTTAAAAATAATTCTATTTAGTTGTTGGTTATAAAAAAGATGGAAGAGAATAGATTAAAAATTTACATttaattttacattaaaaaatgaaaaataattttttcttgtTATATTTTAGGACAAAAATacacatttttttctcttatagaAATAGGAAGGAGTTTTTCAGTCCTAACCTTCGCTCTTTcttggatttatatatatttgatcgGTCAATCTAGCAGAATTTATTTTAACACAACACAAAAAATAATAGATACATACGTTACTGTTAGTTTTACACTAATTTACTatataatagatttattttttattgagattgtagtaaaaataaaaaatatttttcattgtaggaatttattatttattaggaTAGATTTCAAGAAAAGAAAACCGTGGACGGATTCTGGACTTAAAAATTCCAATGTGCGGTCTATGGGCGGCGCTGTTAGGTTAAAAAATACTACCTAGTGGCTTGTGCCGTTTGGATTCAGATAAATAATCCATTTTCTTCACATGTAACTACAACCGTCATTGAAAATCCTCACACACTGCAACATGTGTAGACCTGTCAATCATCCCTCACACTCACATATCAACGCTGATGAAGTCATAGACACATTCACTATCACCAGCTTTGACATTGAAGAACTCGATCCAGTTACTATCAGAGGAAACACTATGTTGATTGGGAAGACGAAGAAAACCAAACACAGAACCAATAAGTTGAAGTTGGAGAATATTCTAGAGGAAACAGAGTTATATGTTGATAATAGTAATGAAGATATTCATCTGGAAGAGCTTGAAGAAGCGTGTATTCACTTGGAGATGGATTTGGAAGTATTGAGGAAGTCCATTGATGTAGGAGTTTGTGTACTCTGTCTCGGCTTAGGTTACATGGTTTCTACTAAGTTTCGACCACGACAGAAATTTTCTTCACTTTTATCATCATCATTTTTCTTCTTATAACATGCAAAATTGAAAGTATTACTATTCCATTTCTGCATACATCCAGTTTGTATCAAGTTGTCACTAAACCCAAATTCAGTTCTGCGAGTTATATAGGCTTATTTAGCACAGCTAcatcattaatttttttgaagatttttgtgtgtgtgtCTATTGGCTTTGATCATCTTGCTTGTTGGTTTTTGGAGGGGTAAATCTATATTTTGGTATAGATTAATTTTGCTTACATGAAAAAAATGATACCTTAGTCAAACGTGTGAGGACATTATGAGACAAGCCAGATTCCTAGACCATTCATTATAATGGTGTTTTGAGTATTGCCTCATACCATCATCATAGTGGTGTTTAATgatggatagaaaaacacttagaaagggggggtttgaataagtgtagctttaaaaacttgacagataaaaataaattgcacagttatttttatcctggttcgttgttaactaaactactccagtccacccccgcagagatgatttacctcaactgaggatttaatccactaatcgcacggattacaatggttctccacttagtcagcaactaagtcttccagagtcttctgatcacacactgatcactccaggaacaactgcttagataccctctaagactttctagagtattctgatccacacgatcactctagttacaacctgcttagataacctctaagacttcctagagtattctgatccacacgatcactctagttccttacaacttaatgtaatcaattctaagagtattacaattgcttcttaaaagctataatcacaaactgtgatatttctcttaacgtttaagcttaatctcactaatgtattacaacagcaatgtagtgagctttgatgaagatgaagattctgagctttgagtagaacagagtttcagcaagttaataggcgttgttttgttcagaatcgttagccttgcttctcatcagaacttcatatttataggcgttggagaagatgaccgttgagtgcatttaatgctttgcgtgttccgtacagcatcgcatttaatgttatacgcttttgtcaactacctcgagccttgttcacgctgtgtctactgacgttgcctataatagcttttaacgttccttttgtcagtcagcgtagcttgccacttgtacttccttctgatctgatgtttgtgaatacaacgtttgaatatcatcagagtcaaacagcttggtgcaaagcatcttctgatcttctgaccttgaagtgcttctgagcgtgataccatcagaacttcagtgcttctgatctcatgttcttctgatgcttccatagacccatgttctgattctgcttcgaccatcttctgatgtcttgccagaccatgttctgatgttgcatgctgaacccttgagacaaagcttctgagtgctgaattatgcgtactctttatatatttcctgaaaaggaaattgcattggattagagtaccatattatcttaagcaaaattcatattattgttatcatcaaaactaagataattgatcagaacaaatcttgttctaacaatctccccctttttgatgatgacaaaaacatatataaatgatatgaatttgcgatcagaaagagcagacggcaaaagacaaattacacagctatagcataagcatatgaatatgtctccccctgagattaacaatctccccctgagataaataatctccccctgaaataaatactcgaagaactttaataaaagacttccctgattatttcggtagagacgatcatataggcttctgtcttcagagaattcatagcttctgacttctgcttccattggacagcttcagaactagaatttctttagatccttagaacactcacagcttctgattcctgcttccatctaggacagcttcagaacttgaatttctttgatcttcagaacattcacagcttctgatttctgcttccatttaggacagcttcagaacttgaatttctttgatcttcagaacattcacagcttctgatttctgcttccatttaggacagcttcagaacttgagttttctggatctttagaacattcacagcttctgatttctgcttcccttggatagcttcagagcttgaatttctaccaacatcacttcatgctagatttgtatcagaacattgttgaatgtaccagagcatcatcagagcatctctacatcctgaaatgttacagaacaaaaactaaacgacaaaagtcagcatgaacgagtcagaacataaaatgtatattagaacacatgatatgtatcagagccatataggctaaaataatgtatcagagcaaatagaattttgtcaaagcaaatagacaaatatggatcaaattctgttatcagtgcttctgattcattcttctttcttgcttctgatttctgaagcttgatagcactcagcttgcttcagtttccatgagtttattctttttacagaataacacttcttatggttttgcttctgtgtttgctttgaagattctcttcacttctttatacctgcaaaacacttaaaccatatagaactttgcagttcttgttagtaaatgtgtgggagctttacccagcaactgatagattaatcaaatcatttatcatttatcttctccccctttttgtcataacatcaaaaagaatatttcaaaagattcagatgaataaaacgacaaagaaaatcactggaatgtaaaaacaaagaaacttttcattgatgatcaaaagatattacaaaaggttcctatgtttaacaagatgagaaacattcctagcaaatacataaaaagtcatcccaagaggaaatgactacaaaaattaaaaacaaaaccctagcaagacacattctgtgtcaacccatcaagaatccccgtggtcttcttgtcttccagactagaacctccactgtaggagagatccaagagactaaagaggaagagagggacaattcacagacagagagctactgttgcaaacggggctttcccttaacatagaagttaagaatatcattcttaacctcttcccataactcaagaaagtcttctgtctttgggtgaaagttgataacaacatcaaagaagaggtctgacttgagaggtattaggagagccatcccgagatatgcagagatctgccgcctttgagtcataggtttgaactaggatttaaaaaaaactttgtttgagcaagagaaaaaaaacaggagagagagagaaaagaaaaaaaaaaactttatgaggaatgcaaagagatagagagggaaaacagagacagagtgtaatagagaaaatataagagggaaggagaagagtttgaagagtatttaaaagaaaataaaatgaaacaaatgatggatagcatttaatgttacgtgacatgaggagagataataaagacgaatgaggtgactagcacagttacctatggtcggcgtcccttcaactgcacgcgcgcttatccatgaatagtaacgacaggtttaccatcccgagataaaacgttacagctgttttgctttaaaagaggttctgaatcaacttagacaatgaaacgttagtaataactgaatcataatttctaaaagatttcaatcagaacttctgatttaaaaaatccacattcatttcagaagatactcatacgtaagaacttctcatcttctcattctgggcataaatccatactgatgttcttcagaatgaacttaaacctatcttcagccaggggttttgtaaagatatcagcccattgatggtctgtatcaacaaagtttaaagatataacacccttctgaacatagtcccttatgaaatgatgtttaatctcaatatgtttagcctttgaatgaagaataggattcttagatagacatatagcagaagtattatcacagaatataggaatgttactctcatatatctgataatcttctaactgactcttcatccagagcatctgtgtactgcaaccagcagcagcgacatattctgcttctgttgttgatagagcaatagttgcttgcttcttgctataccaggagatcaaatgacttccaagaaattggcaacttcctgaagtactctttctttcaattctgtctccagcatagtcagcatcgcagaattctactaagttgtattctttagattttctgtaaactaagccaacattagtagtacctttcaaataccttagaattctcttaacagcagttaaatgagattctctaggatctgattggaatctagcacacaaacaaacactgaacagaatgtcaggtctagaagcagtcaaatatagaagagatccaatcatacctctgtataacttctgatctaccttcttacttacctcatccttacctaggatgcatgttggatgcataggagttttggcttctttgcagtctagaagattaaacttcttcagaagttccttcacatacttggtttggtgaacatacgttccttctgatgtttgatttatttgtattccaaggaaatacttgagttctcccatcatgctcatttcaaactcagcctgcatagactcaacaaactcctttccaagtgtagcattagatgttccaaaaataatatcatctacatatatttgacaaattaaaatatcccttttaaaggttttacaaaagagagtagtgtccacttttcctctagtgaaaccattatccagaaggaaagaacttaagcgttcataccaagctctgggagcttgtttcagtccatacaacgatttctt from Vicia villosa cultivar HV-30 ecotype Madison, WI linkage group LG4, Vvil1.0, whole genome shotgun sequence encodes the following:
- the LOC131599360 gene encoding uncharacterized protein LOC131599360, with protein sequence MCRPVNHPSHSHINADEVIDTFTITSFDIEELDPVTIRGNTMLIGKTKKTKHRTNKLKLENILEETELYVDNSNEDIHLEELEEACIHLEMDLEVLRKSIDVGVCVLCLGLGYMVSTKFRPRQKFSSLLSSSFFFL